A window of Candidatus Thermoplasmatota archaeon contains these coding sequences:
- a CDS encoding transcriptional regulator, with amino-acid sequence MAFQLRVMKNTPLTGEDDYEKVAVDFLKFIGYMPDGADKSSIPYKLFECFMLHPDKEWMVDELSVTLNATKATVYRHLNKLKGMDILEEGKEGEGNAVRKTYRLRYGNLERAWSFVEAHVKVAMENYGETIIHLQKLLERRF; translated from the coding sequence ATGGCTTTTCAGCTGAGGGTCATGAAAAATACACCGCTAACTGGTGAGGATGACTATGAGAAAGTTGCAGTTGATTTTCTTAAGTTCATAGGATACATGCCTGACGGGGCAGATAAGTCGTCCATACCATATAAACTCTTCGAGTGTTTTATGCTTCATCCGGATAAGGAATGGATGGTGGATGAACTTTCGGTGACTTTGAATGCCACAAAGGCAACGGTGTACCGCCATCTTAACAAACTCAAAGGAATGGATATCCTGGAGGAAGGAAAGGAGGGGGAGGGAAATGCCGTACGGAAAACGTATCGCTTAAGATATGGAAACCTCGAAAGGGCATGGAGTTTTGTAGAGGCCCATGTTAAAGTCGCGATGGAAAATTATGGGGAAACAATAATTCATCTTCAAAAACTACTGGAAAGGAGGTTCTAG
- a CDS encoding LSM domain-containing protein, with translation MVLPTDLLESSINKEISLLLKDGRILSGRLTGYDQYMNLVIEDTREKTEDAERRLGFVVLRGNNIVSIALK, from the coding sequence ATGGTGTTGCCAACAGATTTGCTTGAAAGTTCGATAAACAAAGAGATTTCTCTCCTGCTTAAAGATGGGAGAATCCTGAGCGGCCGCCTCACAGGCTACGACCAGTACATGAACCTGGTTATAGAAGATACGAGGGAGAAAACTGAGGATGCGGAACGACGCCTTGGTTTCGTTGTGCTGAGAGGAAATAATATCGTGAGCATAGCCCTGAAATAA